AACTTGAAACCTccaaacacagagcagacttTTCAGTGAGGTAGTAGACATCTTGTGTCCAGCAATTAAACGTCTGCAACATATTCAGAGATTCTGGCTTTTTCATTGAAGGAGAAGGTAGAGATGTAATTCTTTGACAATTTGTTTGCGGAACAAATTGTCAGGCACAAATTATTTTTATGCCTTAAGACACGTATGCATATCGGTACTTTCACAACTGTCAAAACATGTACATGTTATTAGATATATAATAGTTTACAAATTGATGTgtaacaaaaacactgaacattttcacTCTAGTTTATTAGCATTCTCTTGTACAACTTTACATTAGTATGACATGTTTCAttataacaaaataaacataaaaggCAGATAAATCATTTagtgcaataaaaataaatgaaaaccacTGAGTGCAGATAAATGCATTACAATACTGCTGAATAGCTATACTCTCAGGCACCTCAGAACATCCCTGGACATGTTCCAGGTCACCTTAATTTTGATCAGTCTGTAGATCTCTAACCAGCTGAATCAGTAGTTCACTACAAAGGCAATAAACTGATCGACCATAATAAAGGAATGGGGTGACCAGGTGTTCAGGTTATacaatagcaaaaaaaaaaaaaattctcaacacatcacatcattttttGTGCTGCCGAATGCAGGTGATGACAGCTCAGTTAAATGTGATGATTTATGTTGAACAAAGGACATAAAGATTTCAGACAATCCAAATTAATTAGCTTAGACTGAAGTGCTGTGACAAACTATTTGTTTAGTATTTTCTGTTAAGACTTGGGTATTCAGGTGAGTGCCATACCACAGACACATATGCAATCCCCTATTTAAAATGCGCAACTGGATGAAAATGACCAGAACATTGGAATGAGCTGGACTGCCCCTGAAATGGCAACGCCGCCCATTCTACACTCCAAACAAATCCAATTTACTAAGTGGCATGTGTTCAAATCAAGTCACGTTTACAACAAAGATATTGGACAATATTAATTTAAAGGCTGAGGCGCTTTTTTCTGACAGCAGCACCTTTCCAGTAGGAGTAAGAAAAGCACCTACTGAGCTAATTTTAAAGTGATAATACAAAAGAAATGCAGTCAGTGCAAACTGTGCCAAGCCAAAGACAATGGCATCCACTTCATGTTACTTGCTGTTTATCCCAGCTCTAATAATTTATGTTACCCGGCACagagtgagtcagtgagtgTGCTGAACTGTGATTTAACCATCTACTTCAGAAAAAGTGATGCAGAAAACATAAACTAAGTCATCTGGGGccatgaaacacagacacaatttTAAGGTTGTAGATTCAAACAATTAAGTGAATAAGTAGCTGGAAAGCTCCAGTAAAACCATTTCAATATGGTCAATTTTTACTTCTGCAGCCTAATCCTCAGAGTTGAATTTTGAGATAGAAAATTAAGTCTCAAGTCGGCTACAATACATTTACTTTGATAACCTCATTAATGTTTTGACCCCAGTAACAATGATCCAAAACTAAAATGTGTAGTCAAAGGTGACAACTGTTGGCGTGTTTtaaagatacattttttttcctggttaTTAAAAGGTTATTCAAACAACTTAAAGGGGACAAGATGAcctaaaaacataataaaatggTGACCTCATAAAGTGCCTGTGTGACATGACCACATCTCTATACAGATTCTGACATACCTATAAATTAAAAAACGGTAAATTATACAAAGAGAGGACTCTAATCCTCTATTTGGTCTCAGTCCAGGTATCAAATAGATAACAAATGGGttgtgaccacacacacacacactcatacattcACTTAAGCTCTCTTAATTGGCAGCAGTTTCAAGTGTAGTGAGTCCATCAAGCTTTCAGCATAAATCTCTGGGAGCATAACTCAGTATCAGATTATCCTAATAACAAATATAAACTTTAATAACGACGCCATCAATAATAGTTCTTAGAAATGCAGTCTCTTTGCTGTGACAGGATGGATTCTTCATTTCAGAACACTGGCAGCTGTAACGTACACTGCTGCATGCTCTTCAGGGGTCATATAAAAGACCCTCAGCTGGGGCCTTAGAAGCCCTACATAGGGAAGGATGTTTAGTAACATCCCAGAAGATGAAAGAGGAGCGTTAACTGGTTCAATTTAGAGAGTACGCTCCAGACAGTGTTATCGACTACAAGATTTGTGGTTTAATTGCTTAAAGGGTTCTTGGAAACAGACCCAACCGACTAGATTCAGTCAAGGACAGATAAGTTGGAGTGTAGGGGTAAAAGGGGAGCCTTCAAGGAAACAGGTCCAGTTTGGGGGCCCACTCCAGGGCAGTGTTGACCACAGCAAGAGCTGCTGCCCCTAAAGCCACTGTCAGACCCATCACAGCCAGTCGAACAAACCGCCGCGCTGCTGAAGGCTGGGCCACTGCTACTACTGAGCTGGCTGCTGAGTTCTCCAGCGCAGCCTGTTTTTGTCTGCGTCTGCGACGGAGAACAGAGTCCGGTCGCTGCTGAGTGGACGCAAGGTCAAAGTCCTTAAAGGTAGAGGCTGCCATGCTTAGGAGGTAAAcgggcagagacacagagagacagaaaaataaaggtttAATGAAAGAACGAGTAACTGGAGTTGTTGAGAAGTAGAAGGAActgaaatatgaatattaaagttTATAACAACAGTCAAGCTACTAGTTTTCTGTAATGGTAGGGTAGTAACCCTAAAGTGATAAGTACCTTTCGTGTGAGACAGCTTCTTTAGCCAGTTCAGAGGGGGGAAACTGGACAAAAAGGTCTCCTGCTCTGCTGATGAGTGTCTCATACGGCAGATCCTGGGGAATCTGAGACAGCAGGTGATGAACCATGGCCATGTCGCATTCACACTCCAgcacttcctcttctctgtaCAATACGATCTGCaacacaagttaaaaaaaaaacaaaacatattcagGCACTTTTGTCATTCAAAGGGTCAATATGGTAAAACTGTAGTTTTACAAGGAATAAGAATGAAATGCCTGAGAAGATCGGGTTAGCTGAACCAGTGGCTACTTTATAAGCTTGATCTGATGTTATGATTTTACACAACTGCAATGATCTAATTATACTGGGATGGGCCAATTGATCAATCCTGTAATACAAACGATTAATTCACACTCAGCCATCATCCCTCTCTGTGAAGTAGAGGTCATTACAgtaaagcaaatgaaaatgaagtgagGATTATAGAGAACTCACCACAGCAGCAAAGTAGATGGGCATCAGTGGATGGCAGGCCAAGAAGAAGTCATACAACCGGACAACATGGCGGAAGTCTGACAGGACGTGGCCAAACCAGGTGATCAGCCAACTAAGAGCAAAGACTGTGCCCACCTCAGCCCTAAGAATCAAAACATGGCAGAGATCCTCTGACATCAGTGCATAAAACTCTGTCTTACATTATAGCACTTAAGACTAAAACTTACTGGAAATTATACTTATGGGATCTGGAACTGAAAGTCAGATTTAGAGGGAAACTGACATGTTAGACCTCCAAGTGGGAGGACTTAAATGACCTGTGTTCTTAAGTCTTTACAGTAGTAACTTGAGCTGTCATAATAGAATCAGTATGTTGTAAAAGCACAGTCTTCCCTCATTTAAAACATTACCATCATCCTCTGATGTGAGTGTACTGAGGTTTATTATTAACCTTGTGATATCTTTTTCcaagttgttttaaaaaaacactcaaaataaTTTGATTTGGCCTGTTGTCCTGAAAATATAAGTGAGCCTTACTGTTGCATGAAGTCATGCACGTCTGGGTTGACCCTCTCAATGATGGGCATCAAATAGTTAAGaatatgttttgtgttgtcCATGGTGGGATCCATGAAGTCCCTGAGAAAGAGGATAAAACAGGGAGCAGTTTTTAGATGCATAGAGATATTTTGacacttgacacacacacacacacacacacacatatatatacacatggTAAGTACCTGAGGTGATGTGTGGAGAGCTTTTCCACAAGAGCAGTCGCACGGCGCTCTCCCAGGACCAATAAAAAGGTAACAACAATGTCATGGTATCCCTGGTAGTAGTGCAGCTGGGGATTACGTTTCAGAACTCTGAGGATGATGTCAATTAGCTCTTCTTGGAGACCCTCCCTCTGCTCGTCTGGCATACCTGTATAAGTCcacccaaaataaaaataaatacacttgTTAGTTTATTTAAGCTCTAGGTATACTACTGCATCAATGACTCTGTCTGCTCATGCCAACTTACCCAATGTAAGTCGGCATGATACTTAACAATCTAGCTTCCAGTAATACAAAGTAGACAATACGGCTGAACCCCTTCTGTAATTTTGTGTGCCAAGATGACTACTAGGAAAAACAACACTAACAGCAAGTAGTAACAAAGCGGTTTCTGATTTGCATTAATCTGGAAGATTTTCTTAAGCAAAtgctcagctgtgtgtataaCACTCTTTGTGAGACAATACAGCTCACAATAGAGCGTATGAGTTAAACTGAGAGGTTTATCAGTACTTACCTGGTGGGAACCTTCGCAGTGAGCGCTGGACATCCAACAGGACCTGGTTGTAATCCTTGTTATTCTCTCGCTCCACCGTCTCTGGACAAGACATGTCACCATTAGTGCTGCCTTATAAGTCAAATACGTGGGAGAGCTTGCACCTGGCAAGACGTGGTATGTTTTTCTTAACTATGATGCATAATAGAAAAGGAAAAGTATGCACAATGGCATATAGATATATGTACCCTATATTACCCTGTATATGCATGTGTCCCTGACACGATACCTGGCTCCTGATCCAGGACTTGAAGGGGGACGTTGAGAAGTCGAGGCCACACTTGACAGCGGATCTCATCAGTCAGCAGTCCTCCTTCGCTGATAGCCAtcctcctcagagctgctaCATCCACCGGAGTCGCGCTCAGGGCCTGTGTGATGTCCGCAATTTTCCTCTTCCGTCTCTGGTCCCAGTCtgtgagacacaaaaacactatGTTTAACTAGCTAGCATGTATTGACTTTTAGCCTGCAACAGTTATTTTACATGCAGCGAAAACATTTGCGGACGTTATAGGGGACGTGGCTAGCTTAGCTAACTCCAACAGACACAATAAGtcatggggttttttttgtttttatttacattttacatttaaataaatctgGAGACCTGGTCTGTATCTGAAATAtccagtatatacagtatgttagcCCAAACCGGAGACAGTGTGGTCTATCATAGCGACTTGACACTTACCGTTACCTTGTTTTCCATTCACCGGTGACGAGGCACCGTCACTTCCAgaattcttcatttttttcctccacttctTGGTGTGTCCTTGTTAGATAACATAACTTACCATGCTTTGTCTGAGGCTAACCTCGATTTATCCCTTCGTGGCTGCCAACTGGAAGCTAGCCGCCTAATTAGCAAGGCCAGACTCATACAAACACGACCCTATAGTTAGCTATTCAGGGTTAGCTAGTCACCCAGCTAACGCTACACTGCCCTGTTTCCGACACCAATATTTTCAGCAACACGGCCATCATTATAACGACTGCTGACAAACTGGTTAACGATTAGGAAGCAGCTCTTAATAGCAATACGGCTGGACCGATGGAACGGCTACATGTTTACACTGGCTGAAGCGACCAATAGGACACGTTAGCATTGGAGATCCTCCCTGCTCAGACTGAGTCACCGCGCAGGGTCAAGATGATGGAAGGtaacgaggaggaggaggcgtcTGCGCTCCAGCGTTTATACTGTAATGGTAACACCAatatatcattatcattatcatctttattattgttgctgttatcattattattattattattattagatttatAGAGGGATGCAGTAGTGGAAGAAGTATTAGACTAAACAGACTTTGCTAATAT
This region of Toxotes jaculatrix isolate fToxJac2 chromosome 3, fToxJac2.pri, whole genome shotgun sequence genomic DNA includes:
- the tbc1d20 gene encoding TBC1 domain family member 20; translated protein: MKNSGSDGASSPVNGKQGNDWDQRRKRKIADITQALSATPVDVAALRRMAISEGGLLTDEIRCQVWPRLLNVPLQVLDQEPETVERENNKDYNQVLLDVQRSLRRFPPGMPDEQREGLQEELIDIILRVLKRNPQLHYYQGYHDIVVTFLLVLGERRATALVEKLSTHHLRDFMDPTMDNTKHILNYLMPIIERVNPDVHDFMQQAEVGTVFALSWLITWFGHVLSDFRHVVRLYDFFLACHPLMPIYFAAVIVLYREEEVLECECDMAMVHHLLSQIPQDLPYETLISRAGDLFVQFPPSELAKEAVSHESMAASTFKDFDLASTQQRPDSVLRRRRRQKQAALENSAASSVVAVAQPSAARRFVRLAVMGLTVALGAAALAVVNTALEWAPKLDLFP